The Clavelina lepadiformis chromosome 1, kaClaLepa1.1, whole genome shotgun sequence genome segment TTTTCAGGTGTTGTTTGCGCACCATTGGACGCTCCAGCCAACGGACAGCTTTCGCCGGTGAAAAATTCTTACAATGTCAGGGATAGAATAACTTTTGAATGCATTGATGGCTACGTCTTGAATGGACTTAGCGGCGTTGTTTGTGAAGATACGGGATTCTGGTCGGATCCTGTACCAACCTGCGATGGTAAGTACTGACCCAATCGTAATGTGTTTAAGAACTATGTACAAGATCACTTTAAACATCCATGGTGTTGATATCAACTGATTTTCATTTACAGAAGTGACCAGGTGCTCGCCTCCTGATTTCGACCTAACAACCGGTTCATTTTCCCCCTCCCAACGTTATTACGCTGTCGGTGCGTTCGTCAGCTTCTTCTGTATCGACTTCTATTTCCTGCGTGGTGCGCCTCGTGTCATGTGTCAGTCAGATGGCCAATGGTCTGACGAAATTCCTGCTTGTTTTGGTGAGATACGAGTGCAAAATACCGTAAGGCACTaaagtttacaaaaagtaTATCAGCGTACAGTCATCTTACAGATCAGCTTACAGATCCTATCAAAAAATGAACAGTGATTTGAAACCAATAAGAAACAAAGTGCTCTTACCTTCTTCTTTCCTTGTAGCTATCACATGCCCAGATTTGGTGGAGCCAGCTGACGGCTCTCTAAGTCCAGAACAATTTCAATACAACGTTAATGATGTTGTCACATTTGATTGCGACGATGGATTCAACAGACTAGGTGCCGAAGAGGTTATATGCCAAGAGGATGGAAAATGGTCAGACAGGGAACCCATTTGCGTTGGTATGACTGAATAAATACCGTTTAATTGTGCAGCGTTAAAAACTTGCTCTAGACCATAACATCTTAAAGCCCTTTAAAGCAATATCATTAAAATAAGATCATGCAAATGTGTAAAAATACTGAATAAGGTCATTAACTCTTGTTGAAAACGTTTAGAAAAAGTAAGTTGCTTCGTCCCGATCTTCGATACCGACAAGGGGTCATTCAGACCAGACAAACCGTCCTATGACGTGAACGACGTCGTGTTTTTCTCATGTATCGACGGATACGTCCTAGATGACGACACACCACTGGTCTGTGAAGAAACTGGACGCTGGTCTGCCGGTTTTCCCATTTGCGTGGGTGAGTAGTTTGGAAATTTAAAAGTCTAAGTTTTATCAAGGAATCTAATCTGTGCATTCCACTAAAATCGAGTGTAAATGATTTGGTAAGGAATTTGATGAAACTTTGTTCTTCAACGGgattttgttttagaaatCACATGCACACCTCCCCAGCCTGAAGACTTTGACTTGCGTTTTGGCTCGTTTTCGCCAAATCAacctttttataaaattgagGAGCGAATCAACTTCCGGTGCGACCTTGGTTACGAGCTGCTTGGTCTTACCCAGGTCATCTGCGGACGTGATGGCGAATGGTCGGCAGACTTTCCAACGTGTAGGAGTAAGGGCGACTAGATTAAACCTTACGTACACCTGAACAAAAGACACCGTCGCTAAAAATTGTTCATATGATTTTAaatcttttcaatttttttcgtaCATCTTCCAGGAGTGTCATGTGATCCTCTGCTCGCTCCGGAAAACGGCGACCTTGCCCCCTCAAAAACGAGCTATGACGTACGCGATAGAATCACCTTCACTTGTGACGACGGGTTTAGCGTAGTGGGCGCAAAAAGGGTTGTGTGTCTGGCATCTGGGGAATGGTCTGACAATGTTCCAATCTGCGAAGGTTTGTCTGAAGATTATCTGCTACAAGCTGGAAAATTTCGATTAGGATTACAGTAGTTTTGTAATAGTAGATATTACGTTTAAATTCATgtcttgtttcaaaaaattaatttccaaAGTACACGCTCTAATTAATTCTAATCTAACTTTTATCCAAATTTAAATTAagtattgaaataatttctactcattttaattatttttttgggaCCTTGCTCCAGTTCTATACACTATGAAAGTTAACATGGTAGAAAATGGGTCATACTAAAAGCATACAAATTGTCATCCAGAAATCCCAACCTGTGAGGTTCCGACCTTTAACCCCCAGCTTGGCTCCTTCGACCCTGTCCAAGATATTTACAATGTTAATGACTTTGTCACTTTCACTTGCTTCGAGGGTTATTTTCTGGAAGGATCTTCTCTCCTGACTTGCGAAGATGGCGGTGTCTGGTCTACTAGGTTTCCAATATGCAAACGTAAGCAACTAACCACATGTTTACTTTTACTTTGCTTTAGGTTTAGAAAACTGTTAAGTCGGTCAACGTATAACCCTTAAGCTGGTATTTgcattaaaagaaaaagtattttagGTTATTCCAAGTAACATTTCTAGTTTTTGTGACACAACTACTGTTAACCATTACAATCGAATGAACTGATTCTCATAATCAAACCTTTCATGcctttaatttcttttcttaagCTGTGTCTTGCTTTCCCTTGGTTGCGCCCATCAACGGAAACCTTTCCCCTGTTCAAGATCAGTACGGCGTTGATGACGAAATCGAATTCGAATGCGACGAAGGATTCGAAATAAATGGCGCCGAAACTGTGACTTGCTTGTCTAATGGAGGATGGTCCGACACTGAGCCTACCTGTGACGGTAAGATTAAACGTAAATGTAGTTACACACAGAAAGTAGCCAAATGATGATCAAAGTATACATCAATTTTCTAAACTGTTACCAAGTGTGTTACAAATGTAGTGAGCCGATGTATTCGGTACGTTGTCGTTTTACAAACACTATGACCTCAATAACTTCAAATAACCTTTCATCTTATCgtaatttttcttcaattttttaGAAGAAGTAACTTGCTTCGAACCAAACTTCGACCTTAGGTTCGGCTTCTTCACACCAGCCGAAGGTCCGTACAGAATCAACGACTTTGTCGATTTCGTCTGTAATCCGGGTTATCTGCTCGTTGGGGAATCTCAACTTAGGTGCCAGGAAAACGGCCGCTGGTCCGAACGATTCCCCGAGTGCGAAGGTTGGACGCGATAGAGAAGTTCAAGGAGAAACGTGTTACGCAAATATCTATGAATAAATTTTCTGTTCAGAGATCAGATGCTCACGCGTCATCTTCGACGTTCAGTTTGGCTCTTTCACTCCGAACCAGGACATCTATGTGGTCAGAGACGTCGTATCGTTCAGGTGTGATGGCGGTTACACTCTGCAGGGAGCACAAAGCGTAACTTGCGGAAATGACGGAAGTTGGTCCGCCCCTTTCCCAACATGCGAAGGTTTGCTGCGGTCTTAAAAGTTGTTCTTCTTCTGGTCGCTAAATTCATGCTCCTCAACCCCTGACATTACTTGACCAACTTTTAATTTGTGAATTCAAAGATAAACGTCATTGCAAACAACTCTAAACAATCTCATTCACTTGCAGCTGTATTGTGCGACCCGCTTACACCACCCGACAAAGGTGACCTCTTTCCGACGCAAGACGAATATGAAGTGAACAGCCACATCACGTTTTCTTGCGATGAAGGCTACGTCAGGGTTGGAGCAAGACGAGTATTTTGCCAGGACGATGGAACGTGGTCGGACGATGTACCATTGTGTTCAGGTAAGATATTGTTAAGGAAAGGTTGACTGACTTAGCCTATAAGGCTTCATAACAACTTCTTTTTGTTGGGTTATCAGCGTTTATTACTTTCATATATAGTTTTACAAATATATCTGTTTTATTGGATGGTGACGCGTTTTAAACTAAGTTTTCGTGTTTCAAAAACggatttattattttctttgaaGCTGTAACTTGCTCACCGCTTACTGCGCCCACCAACGGAAGACTTTCCCCTGACCAAGATTTGTACGACGTTGATCAGCGAATCGACTTCGAATGCGAGGAAGGGTATTTGATCAATGGTGCTGAGACTGTGTTTTGCCAGACAAGTGGAAGATGGACCGACGAGGAGCCCACTTGTGAAGGTATGAATTAAATTAATGTTAGAAGGTCTTACATGAGGTTGTCGTCTGTGAGGTTTGTCACATTTCTCCCCTTTAGTCTTCTGCTTACTTTGACACAcggtaaattttattttatattttactgtaTTACCTTATTTATTAACCGCAAGagtagaaaaagttttaaacaaccGTTGATAGCTTCAAATTATAAGCTACTTTTTTTCTGAACAGCAATAACCTGTTCCAAGCCTGACCAACCAAGGTTTGGTTCCTTTAGTCCACGACGTGGTCCTTTTGTCTACAGAACCGTAGTCGCCTTTGAATGTCGCCGTGGTTACTTGTTACGAGGCGCGGAAAGCGTGAGATGTCTCGTCGATGGTCAATGGTCTGATGAATTTCCCACTTGTGAAGGTGAAATGAAAAGTATTTTTGCTAAATCTCCATCGAATTTATATCAAAATATGTCTTCTCACTGAATTCTTAAGAGTCATCACAAGCTCCCACCGTGCTGTGATTCCAAACAGCCATTACTGTGACGTAAAAGTTAATGACGTAATTCTTTCTTCAGCTCCTGAGCCAACTTGTGACCCTCTACCCGCCCCCAACAACGGTGACGTCGGACCAATCAAAGACGAGTATGAAAACGGTGACAGGCTCACTTTTACCTGCGATGAAGGTTTCATCTTGGACGGTGCAACCAAGGTCAGATGCAACGACGGAGAATGGTCTGATCAAGTACCTACTTGCGTTGGTGAGTCTTATTTGTGCAGCGAACCTCTTTACCAGCAGCAGACGTATTTATTGATAGTTTACACTACATTTTACCATCAATTTATACAATCATACTCCAGGTTTTAGAGTATAGGTTAATTGATTAGGCCGCTGTTAAGTGATTTCGTTTAAGTTTAACTGACAAACTTAGTAAACGTCACACGTTTCCACAGCGGTAAGGTGCAGGAGACCAGACTTGGGCAGATTGGTGGGAATATCGCCCAACAATTTGTTCTACGAtgtcaatgaaagagtcacttacTCTTGTAACCCGAGATATGTATTGGACGGAGCTGAATTCGCAATTTGTCAGAACAATGGTCAATTTTCGAGTCCACCACCAACTTGCAAACGTAAGTTAATTTAATCGTAAAAGGCTGAGATCCCAAGAAAACCTTCCAACCTTCTAAACACTGGACGTTTTCAACGGAAAACTTATATGCAATATCTTAAAAGCTTCTAACTAGTAAGAATTAAATTGgattttatatttcaaaggTGACGTGAGGTGCAGAAGACCTTATCTCGCATACAACGCTCGTGCGTCACCCGATGACGTATTCTTCCGTCCTGACGATGAGATCACTTACTCATGCACACCGGGCTACAGAACCAGTGGAGCTTCACAAGCAGCATGCCAAAGAAACGGCTTGTGGTCCGACCCACCGCCAAGCTGCATCGCAAGTGGCACCCTCTCCTGCGCTGGCAGATGCCACGACAGATACGACAGCACTCAGATCTGCAACTGCGACAGAGATTGTGACCGTTTCAACAACTGCTGCGAGGATTATTATGACTTATGCTTTTAAGTGGTTCAAAATCGTGCTGAATTTGTTTGTGCTTGAGattgtttttgaaagttaaaatacaAGATCTGCATCAAGCATGTGACTGACGTATATGTCAGCTTTATACAAGAAGTAAGATGTAGCTGTTTGTTGCATAGAAGGAGTCACTGACTATTGCAGTCACTGACTCGTGTCAGGTTTTTGGAAAGGCTTGACTTGTGTtagtaggctaaaagcaatgGATTACATTAGAAGAAGTATTGTTTAAATTGAGGCTAATAACGTTACGCGAGATTTGGAAAGCAGGTTTTCTAAAATCTgggttttataaatttattagttCTTTCATAAAATTAGCGCAACTAAAAGCACAAACGTCTTCAACAGATTGATATACATTTTGGCCCCTCACTAACTGCGCTAACTTTGTAATCGGTTACATGCTTTTTTTTCTAAGCCATTTAatctttatttctttatttgttcCATGTCTTTATGATTAGCTTTATTACATGAAAGCCTAACCGGATTTCCTTAGAATCAAACCACTAATTCTCAATCTTGTATACTTCATTGGCGAGTAAGCCGCCTTTACCGTCGGTGCCACAATCTTCTGACGGTCCGTATTTATCATAACGGTCATTTGCGTCTATGGATGTGGCACATTTACCTCCGTCCTACAAAGAAATCAACAACTTTATTTAGGCTAAATTTATGCAGTTAAACTTATTTGAAAAGCCAACAGTTTTACTTAGATAGGAACTTCTATTAAGTTTTTATGTATTTCGCATAGCATTCAAAGAAAGTcaattaaagaaacattacAGTTGACCACTTGAAGCAAATGTTTTCACCTGCAAAGCAAAAGTGTCGAACCCCATCTGCACGGCCAGGTTAAGACAATCATAAATTGGATTGCTCGTAGTCTGGTATAGAGGGTTCTCCTCAACGATTGGAATGGCGTGATCCGATGTATCGGTCCAACAGCCTAAGTTGGTTATTTGAAGTGACTTTCCTAAAATCatcaattttaattattacttTATCTTTTATATAAAAAGCAACGGATCAAAACCTTGGACATTTGTGATACATTTCCATACCAAGTTCATACACTTCGTTCGCCAGCTCGCCACCTCCGCcatctacgtcacaattttCAGATGGGCCATATTTTGTATAAGTGCTTTCGGCGTTTTCAGAAGAgaaacattttccatcttccTACGTCACCGGATATCCGTTGTAAATGGGCAAAAGAACTATCGCCATCTAACGGTGACGTTTATTTTGCAACATGTTTACCTGAAGAGCAAAAACCGAGAAGCCTCTTCGCATAGCCGTGACGAAACATTTGTACCTTGCGTCaccgatgacgtcatcgtcaAGGTCGATACTGGGAATTGCTGACTCCTCTTGGTCCACCCAGCACCCGAGTCGTTTCATGGCGGCCATTTCCAATTCACGATTTACTGCAAAATTAGTTTGCTTTTGGGCCAAATCGCGATCAATCAATTAGTGCCTGCAAGAACGGCTTAAcgatatttgaaaatactgtttgGGTATGGCAAAAACTAGCTATCACCGATTTTATAAACTTGGCTGCTCCACTTTCCCCCCGTTCCATCTCCTTCGCACCTATTGGGGGTTTCACCATACTGAGCATAGGTTTCATTTGCGTTCAGTGATGAGTGGCAACGACCTCCATTCTAAATAAAACagaatttgaaaattaaaattttctttaacgCCTAACTAGACGTACACTGGCGtgattgatttattaaacagTCGAAGTTTCGTTACGTATTAAGCAGGCCATCCATGTAAATCAATCGTTGCACCTCTAAAGCAAATACATCGTATCCTTTATCTCTGGCCGCAAAGGCACATTTCAAGAAAGCGTCTTTCCTTTGTTTTGGTTTTCCGTCAAGATAATTTTCTGAACTCGTCTCTATGCTTGGAATCGCCCAATTTTCTTTGTCCCTGTCGTTGGACCAGCACCCAAGGTTCTCAACTGATTTGCAACAATATACATTAAAAACTGTACATTAAGAATCGAGTTACGGTATACACAACACAGCAATGACGCAATGCAAACTCACCGAATGGAGGCGCGATTACTCTGTACACTGCATTGACCGGAAAGTTTTTTGATCTCCCTTTGCAGGTTTCAGAACTGTCGTATCTTTTATAATCCATGCCATCGTCGATGGTCATAACACACTTCTTCTCGTTCTGTTCAAAGACAATATTTTTTCTGCCTATGGCGCGTCGCGTCATGGTTACCATAGAAAGTATAGGTATTTGTGAATAAAGTTTAAGATGGTTTACCTGGATGGCGAACAGTTGAATTCCCCGCGTGTAGGCAACATTAGCACACGCCAAAATCTTTTCTGCGTCCGTTTTTTGGTTGTCCTCTAGCCAATGAATTGAATTCTCAGCGCTCGGCATTGAGTAAGTGCGGGAACGCCCCTCGTTCCAGCATCCCAAAGATACAACTGTGACGCAACGATAGAGAATTATCTATTCGGTCTTATAGTAGCCTGGtatacaaaagttttggattCCGGAAACGTAAGTACGTAAGGCGTAAGTTTTACGTAAGCCGGATGTTATTCGTAGGCTATACTGTTccttaaataaaacttacttcCAAAGTATCCTCCATATATGAACGGGACATAAGCTAAATGCAGAATAAGAATCGCTGCAAAAATCATTGTAAGTTTGAACTAAAATACCGTAAAAGACTGGCGAGTAAGTTGCTTCGACGTTTTACCGTGCTACCCACTATTGTCAAAAACCTCTCCGTTATATATTCTCGCCATATCGGTGTCAACTATAATTTTGTAACTTCGACGAATaggtttaaatttatttcaaacgtCCCGTTTCTGATGAAACGTTATGCAATGGATTATTTTTCATTCCCCCAGCGATGTCTTGTCAGCTGTGAAACGATTAATAAAGAGTTGGCGTGAATTCACAGACAGATAAACGAGTTATTGTCGGAAATATTCAACCGAATCATTTAACTCAACCGTCGACACTCAATCAGGCGACAATTTCGCTGAAGTGACCGTGACTACCATATTGTGCTGCAATGATCGATGCGAACGAACGGCATTGCCGTGGTTGCATTTGCAAAAGATCTAAACATGTTCAAAGCGTGCATTCATGCTAAAATGAAACTCATGCACACTTGAGATTGGAACGGGTCAATATGCATGGGCTAGCTGCATCGATGTATTTTCACTACACAAGAGACAGCAGcaaacaatttaaactttttcaataaCTTTCATCTTTTAGGATAATGTTGATGGTTTGGGTTATTGTGAACAATACtatatcaaattaaaaaacttgctGAAATTGTGTGCGATGAATACTGTAGTAAGTGATTTGAGTTTAGATGTCTCGGAATAAAGATGACGCCGTTGGAAACACACCGAATAACACAATGTTGTTTCAGACTTTGCTCATAAAACTgattgcaaagagaagtacgTGGTTATAGTTTCAcaacaaaaacgaaaatgaTGTTGGAAAGACTATTCGCTCACCGACAGTTCTTGGAAATCGTGTTGAATTCAGTGACGAATGACGATGACGATCTCTGATTAACGACGTCACCGCAACATGCCGTGGACGTAGAACTGCAAAGACTTGTGTAGATACAAAACGTAATAGATTTATGCTAAAATTTGATAATGTGATAACCTCTTAAAAATCGCTTTAAATGGCTAATACACAGGTTTAACTCGCCTTGAAAATCTCATGGGATAGAACAGAGGACATGGGGTAAAAATTGTAAtcacttgacaaattttgcgACGATTTTTGTGAGTCGATTCGAacccaaaaatgttttatcccGAATAGTATTTACTGGGTTTCTTATG includes the following:
- the LOC143461312 gene encoding sushi, von Willebrand factor type A, EGF and pentraxin domain-containing protein 1-like, which codes for MKSFKLTVVLLSLAVFQATAEKPGYENPTHPSGPQCQRPPDPNNGAAEPPASVQTVFEIREKLWYFCNIGYSLVGEKDIECGPSGEWVPSPPTCIKRLARCRPLAAPEGGIITTVIKNYYNPGDQVAFECRDPYELRGAERVVCLPSGQWSHDVPTCNPKRCQRPRRPQEGFFFPNSRAYDVDAVVTFRCKTGYNLDGAEKLTCLSNGEWSDPEPDCIGVVCAPLDAPANGQLSPVKNSYNVRDRITFECIDGYVLNGLSGVVCEDTGFWSDPVPTCDEVTRCSPPDFDLTTGSFSPSQRYYAVGAFVSFFCIDFYFLRGAPRVMCQSDGQWSDEIPACFAITCPDLVEPADGSLSPEQFQYNVNDVVTFDCDDGFNRLGAEEVICQEDGKWSDREPICVEKVSCFVPIFDTDKGSFRPDKPSYDVNDVVFFSCIDGYVLDDDTPLVCEETGRWSAGFPICVEITCTPPQPEDFDLRFGSFSPNQPFYKIEERINFRCDLGYELLGLTQVICGRDGEWSADFPTCRRVSCDPLLAPENGDLAPSKTSYDVRDRITFTCDDGFSVVGAKRVVCLASGEWSDNVPICEEIPTCEVPTFNPQLGSFDPVQDIYNVNDFVTFTCFEGYFLEGSSLLTCEDGGVWSTRFPICKPVSCFPLVAPINGNLSPVQDQYGVDDEIEFECDEGFEINGAETVTCLSNGGWSDTEPTCDEEVTCFEPNFDLRFGFFTPAEGPYRINDFVDFVCNPGYLLVGESQLRCQENGRWSERFPECEEIRCSRVIFDVQFGSFTPNQDIYVVRDVVSFRCDGGYTLQGAQSVTCGNDGSWSAPFPTCEAVLCDPLTPPDKGDLFPTQDEYEVNSHITFSCDEGYVRVGARRVFCQDDGTWSDDVPLCSAVTCSPLTAPTNGRLSPDQDLYDVDQRIDFECEEGYLINGAETVFCQTSGRWTDEEPTCEAITCSKPDQPRFGSFSPRRGPFVYRTVVAFECRRGYLLRGAESVRCLVDGQWSDEFPTCEAPEPTCDPLPAPNNGDVGPIKDEYENGDRLTFTCDEGFILDGATKVRCNDGEWSDQVPTCVAVRCRRPDLGRLVGISPNNLFYDVNERVTYSCNPRYVLDGAEFAICQNNGQFSSPPPTCKRDVRCRRPYLAYNARASPDDVFFRPDDEITYSCTPGYRTSGASQAACQRNGLWSDPPPSCIASGTLSCAGRCHDRYDSTQICNCDRDCDRFNNCCEDYYDLCF
- the LOC143455322 gene encoding uncharacterized protein LOC143455322, which codes for MIFAAILILHLAYVPFIYGGYFGIVSLGCWNEGRSRTYSMPSAENSIHWLEDNQKTDAEKILACANVAYTRGIQLFAIQNEKKCVMTIDDGMDYKRYDSSETCKGRSKNFPVNAVYRVIAPPFVENLGCWSNDRDKENWAIPSIETSSENYLDGKPKQRKDAFLKCAFAARDKGYDVFALENGGRCHSSLNANETYAQYGETPNRCEGDGTGGKWSSQVYKIVNRELEMAAMKRLGCWVDQEESAIPSIDLDDDVIGDARYKCFVTAMRRGFSVFALQEDGKCFSSENAESTYTKYGPSENCDVDGGGGELANEVYELGKSLQITNLGCWTDTSDHAIPIVEENPLYQTTSNPIYDCLNLAVQMGFDTFALQDGGKCATSIDANDRYDKYGPSEDCGTDGKGGLLANEVYKIEN